From Flavobacteriales bacterium:
AGGAGGACCAGTAAAATGGTAATGAAGGCTTTTTTCAAAACGCGGTTCTTTCGGTCGTTTACCGGCCGTCAGACTGTTGTCGTTTTGCGTCAATGCTCAACGTTGCATGAGGCACTGCACGTAGTCTCTCCTTAGAGATCAGCTTACCTGTTTCTCTGCAGATACCATACGTTTTATTCTCGATACGCACCAAAGCGTTTTCCAGATGCTGGATAAACTTTTTCTGGCGGGTGGCGAGGTTGGCCACTTCTTCCTTGGTGAGCACCTCAGATCCATCTTCCATTGGTTTGAAAGAATGGTATGTATCATCGGTACCATGGTCATCCTTACGGGAGATAGAACTGCTCAACAATTCGAGGTCCTTCTTTGCTTCAGTCAGTTTATCCATGATCAGCGCCTTGAACTCCTGGAGTTCCGCATCGCTGTAGCGATTCTTTTCGCTTTCGGCTTTTCCTTTTTTTGCCATGTCTTAGTTTTTCTGGTACTTCAAAATTTGTATTCGCGTTGTCACGCCTTCATCTACATCCACATCCACACTGCCGTCGCCGCTGAGCTCTCCTACCATTTCAAGGGATGCTGCCAGGGTCTCGGCACAAATGTAATCCTTGTTGTTATTAATTGCTTTGCTGATCCCTTCGTGTTTCAGGATCCTCAATGCGATCTGATCCGTTACTTCAAAATTCAAATCTTTCCTGAGATTCTGTACTTTATTCACGACTTCCCGCGCAATTCCCTCTTCTTTAAGTTCGTCGGTGATATTGATATCCAACGCTACCGTAATACGATCCAGGTGGGCCACCAACCATCCGGGAATGTCTTCCGAGAAAACTTCCACATCAGCGAGTTCAACCACGGCCTTAAAACCGTCAAGATTCATCTCATACGACCCTTCCCGCTCGAGGGTTGCAATCTCCTCCTGGTTCAGCTTTGCAATGGCCTCACTCACCCTTTTCATATCCTTCCCGAAACGAGGTCCGAGCTTCTTGAAATCCGGCTTCACGCGCTTTACAATCACGCCCGATCCTTCTTCCAGGAATTCCATTTTCTTCACATTCACTTCTGAAAGAACAAGGTCTGCGATGGATTGTACCTGATCCTTGAACTTCTTGTCCAGCACCGGGATTGTAATACGGTTGAGTGGTTGACGTACCCTGATCTTTTCTTTCTTCCGGAGTGACAACACCATGTGTGATATCTTTTGTGCCAGCTCCATGCGTTCTTCCAAATCCGTATCGATCACGGATTGATCGGCTTTCGGGAATTCTGCCAGGTGCACCGAAGTATGTTTCTCCAGTCCTGTGATCCCGTTCAGATCCCGGTAAAGGTGTTCTGCGTAGAACGGTGCGATGGGCGCCATCATCTTTGCCAACGCCACCAGACATTCGTAAAGTGTCTGATAGGCGGATATCTTGTCCGTTGAATAATCCCCTTTCCAGAAACGGCGTCGGCTCAGACGAACATACCAATTGCTGAGGTGCATATCCAGAAATTCCTCCAGAAGCCGGCCTGCACGGGTTGGTTCATAATCATCATAGCATGCGGCCGTCTTACCGATCAGCGTGTGCAACTCAGAAAGAATCCACCTGTCAATCTCCGGACGATCCTTCACTGGAACGGGCGCTTCCTTACCCGTGAATTCATCAATATTGGCATACAAAGCAAAGAATGCATAAGTGTTATGGAGGGTGCCGAAAAACTTTCTTTGCACCTCGGCCACACCTTCTATATCAAAGCGAAGGTTATCCCACGGCTGTGCATTGGTGATGAGGTACCAGCGGGTAGCATCCGGACCATACTGTTCGATGGTCTTGAACGGATCCACCGCATTGCCCAGGCGTTTCGACATCTTGTTGCCATTCTTGTCCAGCACGAGTCCGTTGGACACCACATTCTTAAATGCCACTGAATCGAAGAGCATCACCGCAATGGCATGAAGGGTGAAAAACCACCCACGCGTCTGATCCACCCCTTCGGCGATGAAGTCTGCCGGGTAATTTTTTTCAAACAGTTCTTCATTCTCGAAAGGATAGTGGAACTGTGCGTAGGGCATCGCACCGGAATCGAACCATACGTCGATCAGATCGCTTTCACGGTGCATGGGCTTCCCACTATCGGAAACCAGCACCACATCATCCGCATAGGGCTTGTGCAGATCGAAGCGATTGTAGTTCTCTTCGGAGAAATCGCCCGGTTTAAATGACTCCAGCGGATTGGAGGTCATCACCCCGGCCTTCACGGCTTTCCCGATTTCCGTTTTCAACTCTTCCACGGAACCGATACATTTCTGTTCTGACTTGTCTTCACTGGTCCAGATAGGGATGGGTATACCCCAGAACCGGGAGCGCGACAGGTTCCAGTCCACCAGGTTTTCCAGCCAATTCCCGAATCGTCCGGTTCCGGTAGAGGCAGGCTTCCAGTTGATGGTCTTGTTATGCTCGATGAGCTTGTCCTTCATCGCCGTTGTGCGCACAAACCAGGAGTCGAGCGGATAGTAAAGCACAGGCTTGTCGGTACGCCAGCAATGAGGATAGCTATGCGCATATTTCTCTACCAGAAAGGCCTTGTTATCTTCCTTGAGTTTGATGGCGATGAGCACATCGGTGGGTTTGTAATCCGGTTGATCCGTTACACCTGGGGCTTCGTATTCTGCCTTGACGTAGTATCCGGGGAAGTCTGTCACCTCTTTTACAAAGCGCCCTTGCTTGTCCACCAGCGGCATGGGCTGACCGTTCTCATCTTTAACCAGGATAGACGGCACGTTGTTGGCCTGGCATACACGGAAGTCATCCGCACCGAAGAGAGAAGCGGTATGCACGATGCCGGTACCATCTTCTGTGGTCACGAAGTCGCCGAGGATGACGCGGAATGCTTCACCTTCGGACTCGTCGGGCTGTACATAGGGCATGAGTTGCTCATACTTGACGCCCTCGAGGTCTTTGCCGGTGAAGGTTGCTTCCACTTTACAGGGAATCAACTTATCCCCTTCTTTGTAGGAGGCCAGATCCGCAGATCGGGCCTCCTCTGAAAAATATTTGTTCACCAGGTCCTGCGCCAGGATGATGGTCACCGGTTGGAATGTATATCGGTTGAAAGTGCGTGCTTTCACATACGTGATCTTCTCTCCGACGGCCAGGGCACAGTTGGATGGCAGGGTCCAGGGCGTGGTTGTCCAGGCGAGGAAGCGTACATCTTCATCTTCGGAAGAAAACAGGAAGGCCGACTTCTCATTCTTCACCACCTTGAACTGGGCAATGATGGAGGTATCCTTTACTTCACGGTAGCAGCCGGGTTGGTTGAGTTCGTGCGTGCTGAGTCCGGTGCCGGCTGCAGGTGAATATGGTTGTACGGTGTATCCCTTATACAGCAGATCCTTGTTGTAAAATTTCTGCAACAGATTCCATACAGACTCGATGTAGCTGTTCTCAAATGTGATGTAGGGGTGATCCAGGTCCACCCAATAGCCCATTTTCCGGGTCAGGTCATCCCAAACGTCCTTATATTTCAGAACCCCTTCACGGCAGGCCTGGTTGTACTCCTCCACGCTCAACTTGGTGCCGATATCTTCCTTGGTGATG
This genomic window contains:
- a CDS encoding TraR/DksA family transcriptional regulator — translated: MAKKGKAESEKNRYSDAELQEFKALIMDKLTEAKKDLELLSSSISRKDDHGTDDTYHSFKPMEDGSEVLTKEEVANLATRQKKFIQHLENALVRIENKTYGICRETGKLISKERLRAVPHATLSIDAKRQQSDGR
- a CDS encoding isoleucine--tRNA ligase, whose translation is MENKYKEYQKLNLPQIGVDMLALWERENTFEQSIAEKEGKPAFSFYEGPPSANGMPGIHHVMARTIKDLFCRFKTMQGFQVKRKAGWDTHGLPVELDVEKSLGITKEDIGTKLSVEEYNQACREGVLKYKDVWDDLTRKMGYWVDLDHPYITFENSYIESVWNLLQKFYNKDLLYKGYTVQPYSPAAGTGLSTHELNQPGCYREVKDTSIIAQFKVVKNEKSAFLFSSEDEDVRFLAWTTTPWTLPSNCALAVGEKITYVKARTFNRYTFQPVTIILAQDLVNKYFSEEARSADLASYKEGDKLIPCKVEATFTGKDLEGVKYEQLMPYVQPDESEGEAFRVILGDFVTTEDGTGIVHTASLFGADDFRVCQANNVPSILVKDENGQPMPLVDKQGRFVKEVTDFPGYYVKAEYEAPGVTDQPDYKPTDVLIAIKLKEDNKAFLVEKYAHSYPHCWRTDKPVLYYPLDSWFVRTTAMKDKLIEHNKTINWKPASTGTGRFGNWLENLVDWNLSRSRFWGIPIPIWTSEDKSEQKCIGSVEELKTEIGKAVKAGVMTSNPLESFKPGDFSEENYNRFDLHKPYADDVVLVSDSGKPMHRESDLIDVWFDSGAMPYAQFHYPFENEELFEKNYPADFIAEGVDQTRGWFFTLHAIAVMLFDSVAFKNVVSNGLVLDKNGNKMSKRLGNAVDPFKTIEQYGPDATRWYLITNAQPWDNLRFDIEGVAEVQRKFFGTLHNTYAFFALYANIDEFTGKEAPVPVKDRPEIDRWILSELHTLIGKTAACYDDYEPTRAGRLLEEFLDMHLSNWYVRLSRRRFWKGDYSTDKISAYQTLYECLVALAKMMAPIAPFYAEHLYRDLNGITGLEKHTSVHLAEFPKADQSVIDTDLEERMELAQKISHMVLSLRKKEKIRVRQPLNRITIPVLDKKFKDQVQSIADLVLSEVNVKKMEFLEEGSGVIVKRVKPDFKKLGPRFGKDMKRVSEAIAKLNQEEIATLEREGSYEMNLDGFKAVVELADVEVFSEDIPGWLVAHLDRITVALDINITDELKEEGIAREVVNKVQNLRKDLNFEVTDQIALRILKHEGISKAINNNKDYICAETLAASLEMVGELSGDGSVDVDVDEGVTTRIQILKYQKN